Proteins encoded in a region of the Equus asinus isolate D_3611 breed Donkey chromosome X, EquAss-T2T_v2, whole genome shotgun sequence genome:
- the LOC139042662 gene encoding rhox homeobox family member 1-like — MLCGPATGADPGIAAALRAEHSRIDSDRDREPPPGCSRRDPGSRSLGVEEPRQELQDTKPVVISGIGAGEAVVEEDPRSETEQEAAAEGQGHVVTGAPGPRDQEKQQQQAAHAATEGPQPRDRQQRLHRHTFTGLQLKGLESVLQRTQYPDVLAR; from the exons ATGCTCTGTGGACCAGCAACAGGAGCTGACCCGGGCATCGCGGCGGCTCTCAGAGCAGAGCACAGCCGCATCGACAGCGACCGGGACAGGGAGCCTCCGCCCGGGTGCAGCCGCCGAGACCCCGGCTCCCGCAGCCTGGGAGTCGAGGAACCCCGGCAGGAACTGCAAG atACCAAGCCTGTCGTGATCTCAGGGATTGGAGCAGGGGAGGCCGTCGTCGAGGAGGATCCAAGGTCCGAAACTgagcaggaagcagcagcagaaggacAAGGCCACGTTGTCACAGGAGCTCCGGGCCCCAGGGAccaagagaagcagcagcagcaggcggCCCACGCGGCCACTGAGGGTCCGCAGCCCCGCGACAGACAGCAACGTCTCCACCGTCACACGTTCACCGGGTTGCAGCTCAAGGGGCTGGAAAGCGTTTTGCAGCGCACTCAATACCCCGACGTGTTGGCGCGGTAA